Sequence from the Thermocaproicibacter melissae genome:
TCTTAATCAGGGTGTCCCGGGTTCGAATCCCTGATGGTGCACCAAATACCTGCTAGGCGGCATGAAGTTATCTTTTGGCCCGTTGGTCAAGCGGTTAAGACAGCGGCCTCTCACGCCGTTAACGTGGGTTCGAGTCCCGCACGGGTCACCATTTGAATCGGGAAACTGTTCAAATGATGAATCCAGTTTCCTGAGGACAAAAACTTCATGCTGCTGGGCAGCGATATTAGTTGGTACCGATTGCAGTGAGGGTACACCCGTTCCCATTCCGAACACGGAAGTTAAGCTCACATGCGCTGACGATACTTGGCTGGTGACGGCCTGGGACAATAGGTGGCGCCAACACGAATATTCCTCGTTAGCTCAGCCGGTAGAGCATGCGGCTGTTAACCGCAGGGTCGTTGGTTCGAGTCCAACACGGGGAGCCAGAAAGACCGTCCATTGAATGGACGGTCTTTTACTGTATTTGCGGGAAATCAGACAGAGCATTAATGATCGAAAACATAGCATGTTTATTCAAACAAAAAGGCCCATGAATATTATCATCGGCCTTTTGATTATGGTTAGATGCGGATGGAGAATTCAGTACAACGTTAGGATTTCCTGCAGTTTCCCAGAAATACAACAAAGCGCCTATCATGATATCCCAAACATGATAGGCGCTTTCACAATGGTGCGAGAGAAGGGACTTGAACCCTTATGGACTTTTAATCATCCACAAGAACCTGAATCTTGCGCGTCTGCCAATTTCGCCACTCTCGCGAGTTGACTCAATTAGTTTATCATAAAAGGAGTAGCTTGTCAAGTAAAAAAGCGGCAAAAATCAGCATTTGCTCATGAAACTTCAGGTATACCAACCATTCTGTTCGGCAACCAATGCAGAAATCAGCCAGCAAATCAGACTTTCGGCTCCTTCGTTTTTGTTGACTCTGAATGGCGATATCCCGTCGCAACAGCCGCCGGTTTCCGGGTCTATCATAGAAATGTGAGAGATATTTCTCCCAAGGTACCACTGGAAACAATGCTTCGCTTGCTCCAAATAAACGCCGCTGCCGGTTGCTTCATAGGCCTTCATGCAAACCATCATCATGTTGCAGGCTTCCACGGGCTGTTCATCATAAACGGCAGGGGAACCGCCGCGTTTCATCCATCCATTACACCCGACTGGGAAAAACATCTTGTTACGAAATGTCAGTTTTGAAAGAAAATCAAGGCTTTCGAGTCCGATTTTGAATTGCAGATTTTCTGGGTTGTATGTACAAAGAATCGCATAAGGCAGAATCCCGCTGCAATATGTAATTTCATCTTCAAACCAATGCCAGTTTTTCTTGCGACATTTTTGATATATTTCAATCAGTTCTTCTCGTAGGATTTTGCGGTAATGAGCAGCTTCACTGGAGTTATACAAAGAAAGGCCGACGGCTGTATATGCAATTCCTTTCGGATATTTCAGATTTCTACAGGCAGGAATCGTTCGG
This genomic interval carries:
- a CDS encoding glycosyltransferase → MPEIDLRYLFRLTDDTGIFQHAVLGIPDPSEGYTTDDNARALILADMLYERYGGKRFEDLIVRYLSFLLYAERGHWFRNFMNYNREFTEKRGSEDCYGRSILALAYTASRSYLPSTIRECAKNLLDRTIPACRNLKYPKGIAYTAVGLSLYNSSEAAHYRKILREELIEIYQKCRKKNWHWFEDEITYCSGILPYAILCTYNPENLQFKIGLESLDFLSKLTFRNKMFFPVGCNGWMKRGGSPAVYDEQPVEACNMMMVCMKAYEATGSGVYLEQAKHCFQWYLGRNISHISMIDPETGGCCDGISPFRVNKNEGAESLICWLISALVAEQNGWYT